The sequence CAGCTtgcacttgcaatcccagcattttgggaggccgaggtgggcagatcatttgaggccaagagttcaagatcagcctggccaacatggtgaaaccccatctcaatttaaaaaacaaaaattacctgggcgtggtgatgtacatctgtagtcccagctatctgggtggctgaggtacgagaatcacttgaacccaggaggtggaggttgcagtgagctaagactgcgccactgcactctagcctgggcaactgagcaagaccgtcttaaattaattaattaatttaattaaagacATTCAGGACCAGTCATGATTCATCACTCAAGGAGGCCTTTGGAATGGTCTCATCCATAAATGACATACGATAATGTCTAAAAATCTCACTGATAAGGTCTATGGGCCAGGCAGCTGggtggaacaaaatagaaaatggcAAGGAATGTGGTGAAGCACCACTGTGTATTAATTTGCTGGGGCCACCgtaacaaagtatcacagactggatggcttaatttagtgtcttacagttctggacactagaagcccaagatcaaggtgttggcaggaatCCTTCTGAGGGCTGGGAAGAGCGAAGCTGCTCTACATCtttttccttggcttgtagacggTGTTCATGTTCACATGCTGTTCCCCCCTGTGAGCCTGCCCATTTCCATGTTccaatttcccctttttataaagaCGTCAGTCATATTAGATTAGGACCCACccaaatgacctcattttaactcgATCAGCTGTGTATATTccccatctccaaataaggtcatattctgaggtacaaGAGGTTtgggcttccacatatgaatttttCAGGGaaacaattcaatccataacataCGGCAGGATGAAAAGAAATCTGAGGGTCAGATCTGACCTGCTGACTGCTGTGATGTAGTCTACTTGCAAATTTTATAGGTATGGAAACTAAAACTCTCACAGAGAAGCAAGTGGCTCTCCAAAGGTAGTGGGCAGAGAAAAGCAGAGGCAGCCCTTCTGATTCCCAGGCCAGGGCCTCTCTATGCCACTTTTGGTCTCCCATGATTTGGAGGACGATTTCACCAGTTGGTGCATCACCTCAACACCCTAGAAGAGTTTGTAAGCAGCCGGAGGGCCAGGATGTGTCTGCCCATCTACAAACTGGCAGCGTGGGTGAAACACACAGAAGATGTTCAGAAAGCCCAAGTTGAATTTCATCGAACTTAATGATTTGTCCTTAGTAGAGATTCTGGgcgctcctgggctcaaggttaCTTTCTGGTCCCTGCACCATAGGTTGCTTTAAGGCCTTTATTTTTCTGGtagtccttttttgtttgttttactacaGACTGACAAAGTGGAGATAGACAGGACCAGCATTAGAACTCCAGGGTTCACCCACTCTTGTTGATAGTAATTGAGACAGCAAGTCAGATCATTGTTTCAACTCCCAGACCTACTAGATCTATCATATACCAGCAGTTTGATACCATACTAACCTACTCTGAGTCTCGTATTCTTATCAGAAAATTGGGGCTAATAATACTTAGCTTACTCAACAACTCATTCATTTGTTCGTTCAATCAATATTGTGGGAACTGCTCTGCATACTGGGCTCGTAACAGTGAAAAAGCAACATAGTCCCTTTCTCCTGCCTTTCGATATGAGAAACAAACCACAGTCTATTGTTCTATTCTGTAATAACACATCACAGAAAAGTACCGGCTGGCTCCTGGGGAAACAGGAGCAGGATAATCCAGGCGAAGTTGGGCCCAAGCTGAATCCTGAAGGGAAGGGCCATCCAGGTGAAGAGTGGAGTAGGAAGGAGCAAGTATTGTCAAGGGAGCAGAAGGGGTCCACGGAAATGTGCTGGGCATAGGGATTTGCATGCCTGAAGATCTAGATGAGAAAGAGTATGGTGGTGAAGATTAATGAGATAATGAGATATGTATCACATCATGCCTGGCACTAGAACATACTTGGCAAATGCCTCCTGCCCTTTGCTTTTAACAACATACCTATAGATTTTATTTCTCATCTCCAAGACCAGAAATGTCagcagaaaatggaaaaatatatgttAGTAATATGACTGCAAAATTATTGAAATCCATGTCCTTATTTATAATATTCTCAATAAGGCATATTTATTTGTTGGAAAggcatgcattttatttttcagatacttgaaataaaattattgtaaatatatttactcatgtgcatttttttttttttttgcgtgaaACAACTACTCTTCCTTGTCCATGAAAGGAAGAGTAGTTACTACCATCTGACTTCAGATTGTCATTGAATACAAATGTTATTGTTTGTTCTGTAGCCTCTCCTTATCTCCACACACCTTTCAGTCTTTGATCCCAGGCTCTTCACATTAGAATTCTCCACTGAACTCGAGACTATATTGCAGAAGCTTTATGAAACATATACATAATAGGAAACCCACTAGTACCCATTAGggtactttgctcataaaagtaaaaatgagagCAATGACCTCCAATGCATATGTGTTTGTAttttgtgtgggttttttgtaATGTGCACACCAACAGAAAGCATATTCCACCTTTATTTAAAGTAATATTGGCCTATGTTGCACAATTTAATATTATCATCTCAACTGATTTATTATCTAGTTGTCTAGTAATTGAATACCAGTGTGAACAGAGACAAAACTAGGTAGAAACatcatgagatattttgataagCAGTTAGTATTTTTTCCAGATATGTGCATAAGCACTGAATATaacttttccttatttccttttcttttcttttcttttttaaagtatatttcacTGTTAATAACTTGGATTTGTCTAGTGCTTTGTCAATCATAATGCACATCCTCATTTGTTTCTTCACAGTATGCATGAGGAGGGtggctatttctttttattatcattctcattttacagtgaCATAAACTTGTTCAAGGTTGTATAGGTtctaggctgggtacggtggctcatgccggtagtctcagcactttggaggccgaggtgggtggacctcctgaggacaggaatttgagaccagcttgggcaacatgatgaaaccccatctttactaaaatacaaaaattagacgagtgtggtggtgggcacctttaatcccagct is a genomic window of Macaca mulatta isolate MMU2019108-1 chromosome 2, T2T-MMU8v2.0, whole genome shotgun sequence containing:
- the LOC106997166 gene encoding uncharacterized protein LOC106997166 isoform X3, which produces MMRMKTFTVIHFHLINTPLKAWLTWLQKMRNKIYRSSGMQIPMPSTFPWTPSAPLTILAPSYSTLHLDGPSLQDSAWAQLRLDYPAPVSPGASRM
- the LOC106997166 gene encoding uncharacterized protein LOC106997166 isoform X2, which encodes MMRMKTFTVIHFHLINTPLKAWLTWLQKIFRHANPYAQHISVDPFCSLDNTCSFLLHSSPGWPFPSGFSLGPTSPGLSCSCFPRSQPDVNSIRAEIVLSC
- the LOC106997166 gene encoding uncharacterized protein LOC106997166 isoform X1, producing the protein MMRMKTFTVIHFHLINTPLKAWLTWLQKVNASTTSIFRHANPYAQHISVDPFCSLDNTCSFLLHSSPGWPFPSGFSLGPTSPGLSCSCFPRSQPDVNSIRAEIVLSC